ttgcaagtggtattggtaagatttagctggtcagatcttacctgttaagtcctggggggtagttgttggggcacttcatctgggcgagagcctgcaccatgtcggtggcggcggcggaggcgaggtgttcctccgggtcaacacgcacagcggccatcgcgccatggaccgccatcagctcctttTTCGCGAATACGCAAGATGCGTATCTTTTCATTGATAGAAGAagagaacaagcatggagttacAACGCTTACAAGGCCATGTACGCACTAGGCATGGTGTACAAGCGAAGGAGCACAACAGAACGGGGAGTATGCTCAGCCCCACAACAAAAACTAGAGACTAAGCGCCGGGGATGATGTTTTGCAGTCCGGTGGCGCCCGCCTTGGCCCAGAGGTGCGCCTCATCCTTGATGGTGTTGGAGGTGAAGGTGATCGATGGTCTAGCTCCCTCAAAAATGCAAGTGTTGTGGTGCTTCCATATCCACCAAGCTGACAGGATTATGAGGGAGGATAGGCCGTTGCGCATGGAAGCCGGCACAAGGTCGAGAGAGGAGCTCCACCAGAGCTGCAATGGCGTGTCGGGGACGGGGAGGCCGATGGGGGCACGGGCCCAACCGAGAATCTCGTGCCAAACTTGGCGAGAGAAAGAGCAACCGGCAAGCAGATGCTGCATGGTTTCCTCCTCTTGATCACAAAGGGCGCATGCATCATCATGGGGCAGCCCGCAGCGTGCAAGGCGCTCCGCGGTCCAGCTGCGGTCTTGCATGGCCAGCCATAAGAAAAACTTGACGCGGAGAGGAGCCCAAGGTCGCCAAGTGAGCCACCGGTATGGGTCTTCGCAAGCACCTATGAATAGAGCCTTGTAGCAGAAACTTGCTGAGTATGTAGCGGAAGAAGTCCAACGCCAACGCACCATATCCGGCTCAGTGGAGAGATTAGTGTGCTACACCAGGCATCAGAGCTCGACGTACTGCACCATGGCCACCGGCCGATGCGCTCCTCGGATGTCCTGCACCCAGGAATGCAGGTGCATGCTGTCACGCACGCAACGCTCCTTCCAAAGACGCCTTGGGACGAGAGCGAAGACGAGTGGGGTAATCTCGGATGCGGACCTGGCATCGATCCAGTGGTCGGTCCAAAACCTGCAAGTATCTCCAGCACCAAGCTGCCAAGTGATGGAGGCTCTGAAAATTGCACTCGCATCCGTGTCGTGGGGTATGTGCAGGTGGCTCCAAGGGCGAGAAGCATCAATATGTTGCAGCCATAGCCAACGAACATGGAGAGAGATGTCGGTACGATGGATATCTCGGATGCCAAGGCCACCAAGGGTGATGGGCCGGCATACACGCTGCTAGTTGACGAGGCACTGTCCACTGTTGGCCTTGTCGGATCCTGCCCAGAGGAATCCTCGGATGATCCGGTTCACTTTCTTGATGGCAGTGCTGTTTGTGGCACCCCAGCTCAGAGCGACCgatttaccctgcattgccagcccagagatcatgtcttttggcaacacacaacatataggtacagaaaacaaccgctttattgatgctagcggaacagagttcatattacaacagtggtcgaggccaagcggcacactcggtgaggcggaacaatatgtacattatttagtgaacataaaggggcctcgactcgaacaactacgtggcagcggaataacgtcgtagcggaagctccatatcacagggacactgatgtggacacgatctagactcgaacagcgctcctttccaacgagactttcctgaaatctggcatgacacgccaggtcagtacattgaatgtacttgcaagctcacaacaagcataatcataatgacaaacaatatcatgatatttaaccaattaatgcaacattatatgtcaacatgctgtgatcaagaccgaacgtccctcaggacagcttaccaactgtgatcatctctggaccacaaacacaccaccatagtggtctttctcaagaacaactcgtgatccttacggtgatcacaaccacggccatcatttggtcccaaatacctcgatggcctttctgccatccattgacaatgcaaagttcatagcttagtgtgcaatttttattaaacgttgactcatggtgggacctagtacgaggtgtccgtgaccgtggactcggctatcgacagattatacactctgcagaggtagcaaactgtacccacaccacggaacccatggcctcgcattcccactcgggtggaccaacggcattccgacaaaacccctccattgccacaacactctcccggccactc
The Aegilops tauschii subsp. strangulata cultivar AL8/78 chromosome 3, Aet v6.0, whole genome shotgun sequence genome window above contains:
- the LOC141042964 gene encoding uncharacterized protein — encoded protein: MQDRSWTAERLARCGLPHDDACALCDQEEETMQHLLAGCSFSRQVWHEILGWARAPIGLPVPDTPLQLWWSSSLDLVPASMRNGLSSLIILSAWWIWKHHNTCIFEGARPSITFTSNTIKDEAHLWAKAGATGLQNIIPGA